Within the Methanobacterium sp. BRmetb2 genome, the region TTGGACAGACTATATCTTACAAAGGTGGAACAACCCTGGGAGCCGTGAACCAGAGGAATACCTTTACGTATTCCTGTAACGGCAAACATGGCTCCTAAGGGCTGGCAAGTTTTTAGGGGGTTAATGGTTACAGTTCTTTCTTTTTCCATTACATTTATATCGCTCATTTACTTTCCTCCTCTGCTGCCTTTTTTACGTTTTCTGTAATGGAATCATTAAATTGGGGATTAGGATTTTCTTCAAACTCTATCAAATCCCAGACAGGATTATATACATAATTATACATGTCTTTGGCTAAATTTACAAATCCTTCAAATCCAATGTATGGGCCGTTTTCATAGGAGTGAATCATTATAGAGGGAACTCCCAGTTTATGTACCAAATATTTTTCTTTAATTCCGCCAAGTATCAGGTCGGGTTTGTATTGTTCTATAATTTCTTCCAGTTCCAGAGAGTTTGGGTCGTCTATGATCAACGTTCCTTCTTTCACCCGATCTTTCATCTTCTCATAACCATCTTTATGTTCAAAAAGGGATGAAACAGCTACTGTGTCCATTCCTAACTCTTTTTCTAGAGGTTTTGACAAATGCCAACTTTTAGGTCCTCCCGAAAAAATGAAGACTTTTTTGCCTTGGAGTTTTTCTTTGTAAAATTCCAATTCATCTTTTACTTTAGCCATTCTATCGGCGATTACCTTTTCAGCTTCTTCTTCTAATCCAAAAAATTTTCCTATAGCTCTAAGATTTTCAGAAGCGTACTCTGTACTGAAAAAGTCCACATTCATGTAAGGAACATTATATTTTTCTTCAATCAATTCTGCGATATAGGTAGCTGAACGCTGACACCTCACCAGGGAGAGTTTAGCACGATGCATCCAGCATATTTCGTCGTGACAACAATCTCCAGTGAATGTAGAAAGTACATTGATTCCCATTTCTTCTAAATAAGATTTAAGAAGCCATAAATCACCGTCGATATTGTATTCTCCAATTAAATTAACGTCGTAAGGTGTAGTTGCCGGAGGTTCTTTAGTTCCGACCAGATTTTCAAAGAGAGTATAATTTCCTACATGATGACCTTTAGATTGAGTTGGCCCGGAAAATCCTGGTGCATTAAATGCTAAAACTGTTTTATCCAATTCTTCACTCAATTCTTTTACTACAGCATCCATATCATCTCCTATTAATCCAGTAGTACATGTAGAATATGTATATATTGCATTTGCTTCAGGAAATTCTTTTGCAGCCTCCAATATAGATTGTTTTAATTTTTTTACCCCTCCAAACACTACATCTGATTCTTGTAGATCTGTACCCAATATATAACGAAGGTTAAAATCAGGTATTGGAAATTTTTCTCCATTAGGAAGATCCGGTGTAGTGGGATATCTCTTAGCACCATAACCATAAGATGTACATCCAATTGGGGAATGTACAACATGTACAACGTCTTTAATAGCACCAGTTATAACTCCTTTTACTCCTGCAAAGGCGCAACCCCGCTCAGTCATGGAACCGGGGATAGTTTTACTGTTACAGTGAGGGAGATCCTCTTTAGGATCTGAGCAGTGCTTAACATAGATGTGTTTTTTCCTTTCTGGAATCTCTTTGGACACATCAAAAAGCTTGTAAGGCATATATTTTCTCCTTTATTTTC harbors:
- a CDS encoding nitrogenase molybdenum-iron protein subunit alpha, producing the protein MPYKLFDVSKEIPERKKHIYVKHCSDPKEDLPHCNSKTIPGSMTERGCAFAGVKGVITGAIKDVVHVVHSPIGCTSYGYGAKRYPTTPDLPNGEKFPIPDFNLRYILGTDLQESDVVFGGVKKLKQSILEAAKEFPEANAIYTYSTCTTGLIGDDMDAVVKELSEELDKTVLAFNAPGFSGPTQSKGHHVGNYTLFENLVGTKEPPATTPYDVNLIGEYNIDGDLWLLKSYLEEMGINVLSTFTGDCCHDEICWMHRAKLSLVRCQRSATYIAELIEEKYNVPYMNVDFFSTEYASENLRAIGKFFGLEEEAEKVIADRMAKVKDELEFYKEKLQGKKVFIFSGGPKSWHLSKPLEKELGMDTVAVSSLFEHKDGYEKMKDRVKEGTLIIDDPNSLELEEIIEQYKPDLILGGIKEKYLVHKLGVPSIMIHSYENGPYIGFEGFVNLAKDMYNYVYNPVWDLIEFEENPNPQFNDSITENVKKAAEEESK